In Sinorhizobium numidicum, the following proteins share a genomic window:
- a CDS encoding response regulator gives MKSPIRTIVVDDHPLVVTGARALIECSSDITCIGEANNGADAITLISQTEPDVSILDVSLPDMSGLELAEKVIANGYSPRVVIMTEYHDRSYIQQALHIGAKGFVQKCSAAENLLLAVRSVMLGGLFFDPLTAREMTSSSIERSSARTASLGGLGLTAREQDVLRLVALGYSNKEIGARTNISIKSIETYKARATEKLKLHSRAQIVHFALTHGWMSVN, from the coding sequence ATGAAGTCACCCATTCGCACGATAGTCGTCGATGACCACCCGCTGGTGGTTACAGGTGCTCGAGCTCTGATAGAGTGTTCGAGTGATATCACCTGCATCGGCGAAGCCAATAACGGCGCTGATGCCATTACATTGATCAGCCAAACCGAGCCCGACGTATCTATACTGGACGTGTCGCTCCCGGACATGAGCGGTCTGGAACTCGCAGAGAAGGTCATCGCAAACGGCTACTCACCTCGCGTGGTAATCATGACCGAGTACCACGATCGATCATATATCCAGCAGGCTCTACATATCGGTGCGAAAGGTTTCGTCCAGAAATGCTCGGCAGCAGAGAATCTATTGCTCGCCGTCCGCTCAGTCATGCTTGGTGGGCTTTTTTTCGATCCACTCACGGCACGCGAGATGACTTCATCATCCATCGAGCGAAGCTCCGCACGCACAGCGTCGCTTGGCGGGCTGGGGCTAACCGCTCGAGAACAAGATGTCCTACGACTGGTTGCACTCGGTTACTCGAACAAGGAAATCGGTGCCCGTACGAACATCAGCATCAAGTCCATCGAGACCTATAAAGCGCGAGCCACGGAAAAGCTGAAACTCCATTCGCGGGCACAAATCGTTCACTTCGCTTTGACCCACGGTTGGATGAGCGTTAATTGA
- a CDS encoding glycosyltransferase family 4 protein — MRIAFVFSGLGAGGAEKIVNLLAHHRMAQGDTVHVLAVNADSPESYFPYDSAIKVEALGGSTPRIPRVAQAAQRLLKLRRRLRKLEPDLVISFLTKVNVLVGLATRGLNSPIIMSERNNFRSQETHPLWRLAQPVAVRGAASLVMQTSDAYQSLPERLRAKAQIIPNPVALPRDCVRIPGDGTRVVAVGRLEKQKGFDLLLEAFRHVAQSVPAAKLTIFGDGPQRGALERQARELGIDDNVEMPGITTSPVDWIGAGDIFVLSSRFEGFPNVLLEAMTAGLASIAFDCPWGPSEILSSPDTGLLVPAGNVEQLGEAIRSLLTDPVLRNKLATSGAIAASKRYATSSILEQWDDVIDKAV, encoded by the coding sequence GTGCGGATAGCATTCGTCTTTTCCGGACTAGGTGCGGGCGGCGCGGAGAAGATCGTCAATCTCCTCGCGCACCATCGCATGGCCCAAGGCGATACCGTCCACGTCCTCGCCGTTAATGCCGACAGCCCGGAGTCCTACTTCCCTTACGACAGTGCCATAAAAGTCGAGGCGCTCGGGGGCTCAACGCCCCGGATCCCACGCGTCGCGCAAGCCGCGCAAAGGCTGTTGAAACTCCGGCGTCGTCTGCGAAAGCTGGAACCCGATCTCGTCATCTCCTTCCTCACCAAAGTAAACGTGTTGGTCGGGCTCGCCACCCGCGGCCTCAATTCACCGATCATCATGTCGGAGCGAAACAATTTCAGATCACAGGAGACGCATCCGCTTTGGCGGCTTGCGCAACCGGTCGCCGTGCGAGGTGCCGCGAGTCTGGTGATGCAAACAAGTGATGCCTATCAATCTCTCCCGGAACGACTGCGCGCCAAGGCGCAAATCATACCCAATCCGGTTGCGCTGCCGCGCGATTGCGTGCGTATTCCGGGCGATGGTACGAGAGTTGTTGCTGTCGGTCGGCTAGAGAAGCAAAAAGGCTTCGATCTGCTTCTTGAAGCTTTTCGACATGTGGCACAGTCCGTTCCGGCGGCCAAGTTGACCATTTTCGGCGATGGGCCGCAGCGTGGCGCTCTTGAGCGCCAGGCGCGGGAACTCGGTATTGATGACAACGTTGAGATGCCGGGCATCACCACGTCCCCCGTGGACTGGATTGGCGCGGGCGACATCTTCGTTCTCAGCTCGCGGTTCGAAGGTTTTCCAAACGTTCTTCTGGAAGCCATGACGGCAGGTCTGGCGTCGATTGCCTTCGATTGCCCGTGGGGTCCGTCGGAGATTCTAAGCAGTCCTGACACTGGCCTGCTCGTGCCAGCCGGCAACGTCGAGCAGCTCGGCGAAGCAATTCGCTCATTGTTGACCGACCCGGTATTAAGGAACAAGCTCGCAACGTCGGGAGCCATTGCCGCCTCCAAGCGCTATGCCACTTCGTCCATTCTGGAACAGTGGGACGATGTGATCGATAAGGCCGTATGA
- the rfbF gene encoding glucose-1-phosphate cytidylyltransferase: MKVILFAGGLGSRLAEETTRIPKPMVEVGGKPIILHVMDIYNHWGYHDFVIAGGYKCMFIKNFFHNFHLSTADFTVALGSGAMVLRPVHPLDWNVSVVDTGLATMTGGRLLRLRDWLDGETFMVTYSDGVGNIDLEALLDFHRSHGRLATVTAVQPPARFGNLEIEDDRVVEFTEKVRKHETWINGGFFVFEPGVLDYIPGPAEPLEMSPLTNLAKDGELFAYKHKGFWHPMDTVRDRDYLNGLAETDDPPWLQFERGPTAQHASTTQPQARL; encoded by the coding sequence ATGAAGGTCATTCTTTTCGCAGGAGGTCTCGGATCTCGACTGGCCGAGGAGACCACGCGCATTCCAAAGCCCATGGTCGAAGTCGGCGGCAAGCCGATCATTCTCCACGTAATGGATATCTACAATCACTGGGGCTACCACGACTTCGTCATCGCCGGCGGATACAAATGCATGTTCATCAAGAACTTCTTCCACAATTTCCATTTGTCGACTGCCGATTTCACGGTGGCGCTTGGAAGCGGCGCGATGGTGCTGCGACCGGTTCATCCTCTGGATTGGAACGTATCGGTGGTCGACACCGGACTGGCGACGATGACCGGCGGCCGCTTGCTGCGACTGCGCGACTGGCTCGATGGCGAAACCTTCATGGTCACCTATTCGGATGGTGTCGGCAATATCGATCTGGAGGCGCTGCTTGATTTCCACCGTTCGCACGGGCGCCTGGCAACGGTTACGGCCGTACAACCGCCGGCACGCTTCGGTAATCTGGAGATCGAGGACGACAGGGTTGTCGAGTTCACTGAGAAGGTCCGGAAGCACGAAACCTGGATCAATGGCGGGTTCTTCGTCTTCGAGCCTGGGGTGTTGGACTATATCCCGGGGCCGGCCGAGCCGTTGGAGATGTCGCCGCTAACAAACCTCGCCAAGGATGGTGAGCTCTTTGCCTATAAGCACAAGGGCTTCTGGCATCCGATGGACACAGTGCGAGATCGCGACTACCTCAACGGCCTGGCGGAGACGGATGACCCGCCGTGGTTGCAGTTCGAACGGGGGCCGACAGCTCAGCACGCGAGCACTACACAGCCGCAAGCAAGACTCTAG
- the rfbG gene encoding CDP-glucose 4,6-dehydratase encodes MVAVRTGADSSAREHYTAASKTLDHEAIVDEWYLSQVLRGRRILVTGHTGFKGGWLSLWLRRLGAHVVGVALPATVPSFCAAVDLEGLVEGHVGDIRAETDFNQNIEGHDFDLIIHMAAQAVVRASYESPVDTYLTNVVGTAVVLEAARRMPSLRGIVVVTSDKCYENREWVWGYRENDPMGGRDPYSSSKGCAELVAAAYRSSFFSDPEGPQLATVRAGNVIGGGDWGADRLIPDLVRSVETGTPARLRNPKNVRPWQHVLEPVRGYLMLAAGLIDAGASFAGSWNFGPEKEATVDVGTLADMVVAHWGDSPPEYVIEPRTGEPPESMVLRLDSTKSHIELDWRPLLRLDDAVAMTVAWYRNYLERPAQIRRFSQQQLEQYAETWGRIV; translated from the coding sequence GTGGTTGCAGTTCGAACGGGGGCCGACAGCTCAGCACGCGAGCACTACACAGCCGCAAGCAAGACTCTAGATCACGAGGCGATCGTGGACGAGTGGTATCTCTCACAGGTTCTTCGCGGCCGACGCATCCTGGTCACTGGGCATACCGGTTTCAAGGGCGGATGGCTGTCGCTTTGGCTCCGGCGTCTCGGTGCCCACGTCGTCGGTGTTGCGTTACCAGCAACCGTCCCCTCATTTTGCGCCGCCGTCGATCTCGAGGGTCTTGTTGAGGGGCACGTTGGTGACATCCGCGCCGAGACCGATTTCAACCAAAACATCGAGGGTCACGATTTCGACCTGATCATCCATATGGCGGCTCAGGCGGTCGTTCGTGCATCCTATGAGAGTCCCGTCGACACCTACCTCACCAACGTTGTCGGCACCGCCGTCGTACTCGAGGCGGCCCGTCGCATGCCGTCGTTACGCGGCATTGTCGTGGTCACCAGCGACAAGTGCTATGAGAACCGTGAATGGGTGTGGGGCTACAGGGAAAACGACCCTATGGGCGGTCGCGATCCCTACAGTTCGTCAAAAGGGTGCGCCGAACTCGTCGCGGCTGCGTATCGATCCTCGTTCTTCAGCGATCCCGAGGGTCCCCAGCTTGCAACAGTGCGTGCCGGCAACGTTATCGGCGGGGGCGATTGGGGGGCCGATAGACTCATCCCCGACTTGGTTCGCTCCGTCGAAACCGGAACCCCAGCGCGATTGCGCAACCCGAAGAACGTCAGACCCTGGCAGCATGTGCTCGAGCCGGTTCGTGGCTACCTCATGCTGGCCGCTGGCCTGATCGACGCCGGCGCATCCTTCGCGGGGAGTTGGAATTTTGGTCCGGAGAAGGAAGCCACGGTAGATGTCGGAACACTCGCCGACATGGTGGTCGCGCACTGGGGCGATAGCCCGCCCGAATATGTCATTGAGCCGCGCACCGGCGAACCGCCCGAGTCGATGGTGCTGCGCCTAGACAGCACCAAATCGCACATCGAGCTCGACTGGAGGCCGCTGCTACGTCTGGACGACGCCGTCGCTATGACCGTCGCCTGGTACAGGAACTATCTCGAAAGGCCAGCTCAAATACGCCGTTTCTCGCAACAGCAACTTGAACAATATGCCGAGACCTGGGGTCGCATAGTCTAG
- a CDS encoding aminotransferase class I/II-fold pyridoxal phosphate-dependent enzyme: protein MRVNYGQSVYGEDEIAAVVDVMRTSTQMGHAVRSMEERIAMIFAKRHGIMVNSGSSANFLAIEMLKLPRGAEVITPALTFATTVAPIVRSGLVPVFVDAAEATYNIDVDAIERMISPETRALMIPSLIGNLPDWDRIRSIADAHDLIVIEDSCDTLGATLHGTSTGRRSDISTTSFYGSHVITAGGNGGMICVNDDEWARRGRLLRSWGRTSSLFVDSESIENRFNIDLDGFSYDAKFVFETLGFNLEPSEMGAAFGLVQLSKLEDNIRARERNFAAQFAFFKEYENWFILPRQLPETRTGWLAFPLTIRPDAPFTRRDMQIFLELRNIQTRPVFTGNILRQPAMKDVAFRACGDGYPVADEVMRGGILLACHHGLTPEQLDHIHSAFREFADNFSTKRTTQSPLRAAAAGA, encoded by the coding sequence ATGCGTGTCAACTATGGGCAGTCCGTTTACGGAGAAGACGAAATAGCCGCCGTTGTCGATGTCATGCGTACGTCGACGCAAATGGGCCACGCCGTGAGAAGCATGGAAGAGCGGATCGCGATGATCTTCGCCAAGCGACACGGCATCATGGTGAATTCCGGATCTTCGGCCAATTTCCTCGCAATCGAAATGCTCAAGCTTCCACGGGGAGCTGAAGTAATCACCCCTGCGCTGACCTTTGCGACGACAGTCGCGCCGATCGTAAGATCCGGTCTAGTGCCGGTATTCGTCGACGCGGCGGAGGCGACCTATAACATTGACGTGGACGCGATCGAGCGCATGATCTCGCCCGAAACGCGCGCACTGATGATCCCATCGCTCATCGGCAACCTTCCGGACTGGGATCGCATTCGCTCCATTGCCGATGCGCATGATCTGATAGTCATCGAAGACAGCTGCGATACACTCGGCGCCACTCTCCATGGCACAAGCACAGGTAGGCGTTCCGACATCAGCACGACCAGTTTTTATGGTTCGCATGTGATCACGGCAGGCGGGAACGGGGGCATGATCTGCGTCAACGACGACGAATGGGCGCGCCGGGGAAGGCTTTTGCGATCCTGGGGCCGAACGTCATCATTGTTCGTCGATTCCGAATCGATCGAAAACCGCTTCAATATCGATCTCGACGGCTTCTCCTATGACGCCAAATTCGTATTCGAGACGCTCGGTTTCAACCTGGAACCTTCTGAGATGGGTGCCGCCTTCGGACTCGTCCAACTCAGCAAGCTCGAAGATAACATAAGAGCACGAGAGCGTAATTTTGCCGCCCAGTTCGCTTTCTTCAAAGAGTACGAAAACTGGTTCATTTTGCCCCGCCAGCTGCCCGAGACACGTACTGGCTGGCTCGCCTTTCCACTTACGATCCGGCCGGATGCACCGTTCACCAGACGCGATATGCAGATCTTCCTCGAACTCAGGAACATTCAGACCCGTCCGGTCTTCACAGGCAACATCCTGCGGCAACCGGCGATGAAAGACGTGGCGTTCCGGGCCTGCGGGGACGGATATCCTGTGGCGGACGAAGTGATGCGCGGCGGCATTTTGCTCGCCTGTCACCATGGCCTCACTCCAGAGCAACTCGACCACATACACAGTGCTTTCCGAGAGTTCGCGGATAATTTCTCGACGAAGCGAACCACGCAATCGCCGCTTCGGGCGGCAGCCGCGGGAGCTTAA
- a CDS encoding NAD-dependent epimerase/dehydratase family protein yields the protein MSRILITGGAGFVGSHLARACLATGHQLHLIIRPGSNDERIHDLDGVIRHNFDLLSETQLRQCLSDVQPECIFHLAARPRRRETPDLSDAMDGMREQLQGLTGLLSAAALAPRPPRIMIRTGSLAEYGSAPAPYNETTREAPVNAYGAELVAATHLIGALQRRLPFPVITARLALVYGAFQSTAYFLPWLITRCLAGEPSVVQHPDDRRDLIYVDDAVEALLHLADTRSSIGTIINIATGFAPKMRDVARLVLEETGADPALIQYGPAGGSSGLRDFRGATQLARSFIGWKASVPLAEGLVRTVEWYRERARLDGSCSQGQLPATPRRDRTGAR from the coding sequence ATGTCGCGTATACTCATCACCGGTGGCGCAGGATTCGTCGGTTCTCATCTCGCACGGGCTTGCCTTGCAACCGGCCATCAGCTTCACCTCATCATCCGCCCCGGCTCGAACGATGAGCGAATTCACGATCTGGACGGCGTTATTCGGCACAACTTCGATCTCCTGTCCGAGACCCAACTAAGGCAGTGTCTTTCCGACGTCCAACCCGAGTGCATCTTTCATCTTGCAGCCCGCCCTCGCCGACGGGAAACCCCGGACCTGTCCGACGCCATGGACGGTATGCGGGAGCAGTTGCAGGGACTGACCGGCCTGCTGAGTGCCGCCGCACTTGCACCTCGCCCGCCCAGAATCATGATCCGCACGGGCTCGCTCGCCGAATATGGTTCGGCGCCCGCTCCCTATAACGAAACCACGCGCGAGGCTCCGGTCAATGCCTATGGCGCGGAACTTGTGGCCGCTACACATTTGATTGGCGCGCTTCAGCGGCGGCTGCCCTTTCCGGTGATCACCGCCCGCCTCGCACTCGTTTACGGCGCATTTCAATCGACGGCCTATTTCTTGCCGTGGCTGATCACTCGTTGCCTCGCTGGAGAGCCCTCGGTCGTACAACATCCGGACGACCGGCGCGACCTGATCTATGTCGACGACGCAGTCGAGGCGCTTCTTCACCTGGCGGATACCCGATCATCAATCGGGACGATCATCAATATTGCAACGGGCTTCGCCCCCAAGATGCGGGACGTGGCCCGCCTCGTGCTCGAGGAAACGGGCGCTGATCCGGCCCTCATTCAATATGGCCCGGCAGGTGGGTCGTCGGGCCTTAGGGACTTCCGCGGCGCTACCCAGTTGGCGCGCAGCTTCATAGGCTGGAAAGCATCCGTTCCGCTCGCCGAAGGCCTCGTTCGGACTGTTGAATGGTATCGAGAACGCGCGCGCCTGGATGGGTCGTGCAGCCAAGGCCAGTTGCCCGCTACACCACGCAGAGACAGAACTGGAGCCCGATAG
- a CDS encoding glycosyltransferase family 2 protein, whose amino-acid sequence MKPLISILVPAFNEEANVRRAYAAIVDTFRDLPGYGYEIIFTDNHSTDRTFQILQEIAREDRRVRVIRFSRNIGYQRSLLVAYKAATGDCSVQIDCDLQDPPHLIPQMLALWRQGHQVVYGIRRSLKDDWLTAFIRRTFYRFINALSEDDLPLNAGEFRLVDRRILDEMRRIDDTSPYLRGLISAMGFSQIGFEYDRQARVAGKSNFPVKAMLSLAVDGILNHSLTPLRMASMTSLIMGTATFLLLIGYVIGKLIFGRDWPAGFATTTILILLSITLNAIFLGIIGEYIGRIFMQSKRRPAPIIEISLNDDVHPSRDFTPSKLG is encoded by the coding sequence ATGAAACCATTGATTTCCATTCTAGTGCCGGCGTTTAACGAAGAGGCAAACGTGCGGCGAGCCTATGCGGCAATTGTTGACACATTTCGCGATCTGCCCGGCTATGGCTACGAGATCATTTTCACCGACAATCATTCAACGGACCGCACCTTCCAAATACTCCAGGAGATCGCGCGTGAGGATCGCCGTGTCCGCGTCATTCGTTTCAGCCGCAACATAGGTTACCAGCGGTCGCTTCTCGTCGCCTATAAAGCGGCGACCGGCGATTGCTCCGTTCAGATCGACTGCGATCTCCAGGATCCGCCACACCTCATTCCACAAATGCTGGCGCTCTGGCGCCAGGGCCATCAGGTCGTCTATGGAATTCGTCGTTCGCTGAAGGATGACTGGCTCACCGCATTCATCAGACGCACCTTCTACCGATTCATTAATGCCTTGAGTGAGGACGACCTTCCTTTGAATGCAGGAGAATTCCGGCTGGTGGACCGGCGCATTCTCGACGAAATGCGCCGGATCGACGACACATCGCCCTATCTGCGCGGGCTGATCAGTGCGATGGGTTTTTCTCAAATCGGTTTCGAATACGACCGCCAGGCGCGGGTGGCCGGCAAGAGCAACTTTCCAGTCAAGGCCATGCTTTCACTGGCCGTGGACGGTATTCTGAACCATTCGCTGACACCGCTGCGGATGGCGTCGATGACGAGCCTGATTATGGGAACGGCGACCTTTCTGTTGTTGATAGGCTATGTCATTGGCAAACTAATCTTCGGTCGGGACTGGCCGGCAGGCTTTGCGACCACCACAATCCTGATCCTGCTCTCAATTACATTGAATGCAATTTTCCTCGGGATTATCGGCGAATACATCGGACGGATCTTCATGCAATCCAAGCGCCGGCCAGCGCCGATTATCGAGATAAGCCTGAATGACGATGTCCACCCCAGCCGTGATTTCACCCCATCGAAATTGGGCTGA
- a CDS encoding GtrA family protein, translating into MMRHLLARYHTGRDRNVETLVRFALVGAVTTTLDFALFTALVAAGSAPVSANILSYSCGILVSYLLNRSWTFRAGRSHVQALKFVLSTLTGLLISTCLVAVLASLIPPALAKILSVPVVFAWNYLVARLWVFRI; encoded by the coding sequence ATGATGCGCCATCTCCTCGCCCGCTACCACACCGGCCGGGATAGAAACGTCGAGACCCTCGTGCGCTTCGCTCTGGTCGGAGCGGTCACAACGACATTGGATTTCGCGCTTTTTACCGCCCTCGTTGCAGCCGGTTCTGCACCGGTGTCGGCCAATATTCTCTCTTATTCCTGCGGTATTCTCGTAAGCTATCTTCTCAATCGGTCTTGGACTTTCCGTGCCGGACGAAGCCACGTCCAAGCACTGAAGTTCGTCCTGTCCACGCTCACCGGCCTGTTAATTTCAACTTGCCTCGTTGCCGTTCTGGCTTCTTTGATCCCACCGGCTTTGGCAAAGATCCTGAGCGTACCTGTGGTGTTTGCCTGGAACTATCTGGTCGCCCGCCTGTGGGTCTTTCGCATTTAG
- a CDS encoding O-antigen ligase family protein has translation MGVVAFFWVSAFLLISSGIYLSSLFIGDATRGVILIMQYFFCFILLPHALMQRDENEAYRLIIIFILGVLALDIHGIVTFYTVGYSPESQVVTGALRLATLMGAANAAASLNAMTIVILLWLRTIGRISFLPFLCILSTMILALVLTSSNTGLIAVTTGTLIYFAVTFRPGLLVRIVPAIVLAVAFFLLGGANYLPATFHKRVLAAVLEGDITEAGTFTDRAALNYEALEMIGSRGFSLLGIGADQFRLASFHEVPVHNTFLILWVEGGVLSLAGWMLMSSMGIIVWLLAWRRNVIPHGRAAVLVCFVVFVTVASATAHIYSRHWYTVLLLTMQPTIIALSQYRQEETKSVLIKVR, from the coding sequence ATGGGCGTAGTAGCGTTTTTTTGGGTATCTGCTTTCTTGTTAATCTCTAGTGGTATTTACTTAAGCAGCCTGTTCATTGGAGACGCCACGCGCGGGGTAATCCTTATAATGCAATATTTCTTTTGCTTCATACTTCTTCCCCACGCCCTTATGCAGCGCGATGAGAATGAAGCGTATCGCCTTATCATAATATTTATCTTGGGTGTCCTGGCCTTGGACATTCACGGCATTGTTACATTCTATACTGTGGGTTATTCACCTGAATCACAGGTGGTGACTGGTGCCCTTCGGTTAGCAACCCTAATGGGAGCAGCCAATGCGGCAGCCAGCCTGAACGCGATGACAATCGTCATCCTGCTTTGGCTCCGTACAATCGGTCGCATCTCCTTCCTCCCCTTTCTATGTATTCTTTCCACGATGATCCTCGCATTGGTGCTCACAAGTTCCAACACAGGTCTCATAGCGGTCACAACGGGAACCTTGATCTACTTCGCTGTAACATTTCGACCCGGACTTCTTGTGCGGATCGTGCCGGCGATCGTCCTTGCCGTGGCTTTTTTTCTTCTTGGCGGCGCCAATTATTTGCCTGCCACCTTCCATAAGCGAGTTCTGGCCGCCGTGCTTGAAGGCGACATTACGGAGGCCGGCACCTTTACCGACCGCGCCGCGTTGAACTATGAAGCCTTGGAAATGATCGGTAGCAGAGGGTTTTCCCTGCTTGGAATTGGTGCTGACCAGTTCAGATTGGCCAGTTTTCACGAAGTTCCTGTGCACAACACCTTCCTCATCTTGTGGGTCGAAGGAGGCGTACTTTCGCTGGCCGGATGGATGCTTATGTCGTCGATGGGGATTATTGTGTGGCTGTTGGCGTGGCGGCGAAACGTGATACCGCATGGCAGGGCCGCCGTATTGGTCTGTTTCGTCGTTTTCGTAACGGTGGCGAGCGCGACCGCACACATATATTCACGTCACTGGTATACAGTCCTGCTGTTGACCATGCAGCCGACGATAATCGCTCTGTCCCAATACCGTCAGGAAGAGACCAAGAGCGTTCTTATCAAAGTCAGGTGA
- a CDS encoding methionyl-tRNA formyltransferase — protein MRIVFVGAVESSKIALEALINAGRTPALVITLPPEAAGRHSDFAAIAELARGAGSAVYYTTNINAPAVLEAMASINPDLTLVVGWSQVCQRSFRDIARNGTVGFHPAALPRLRGRGVIAWTIIRGEDTSGSTLFWLDDGIDSGPILLQRLFPLDVNETAGSLYAKHTANLAEMVVEAVALVEMGHAPRIPQDQNKASYCAKRTPEDGLIDWNASAASVLRLIRAVGAPYPGAFSFHNGEKIRVDAAVQLKNGTQFIGLPGQVQAHTNHGFVVLCGDGECIEVVAWASPSDKRPPIHSKLHK, from the coding sequence ATGCGTATTGTTTTTGTTGGCGCCGTCGAGAGCTCCAAAATCGCTTTAGAAGCGCTCATAAATGCGGGGCGCACTCCAGCCCTTGTGATAACCCTCCCCCCCGAGGCGGCGGGACGCCATTCCGATTTTGCCGCGATAGCGGAGCTAGCCAGAGGGGCCGGGAGCGCAGTCTATTATACTACCAACATCAATGCTCCCGCGGTGCTGGAAGCAATGGCATCGATCAACCCCGATCTGACACTTGTCGTCGGATGGTCACAAGTGTGCCAGCGGTCGTTTCGAGACATTGCGCGTAACGGCACGGTAGGTTTCCATCCGGCAGCATTGCCGCGTCTTCGCGGTCGTGGTGTTATCGCCTGGACGATAATTCGGGGCGAGGATACGTCGGGCTCGACGCTGTTCTGGTTGGACGATGGCATCGACTCTGGCCCCATTCTGCTTCAGCGGCTATTCCCCTTGGACGTGAACGAAACGGCGGGCAGCCTCTACGCCAAACACACTGCAAACCTTGCTGAGATGGTTGTCGAGGCCGTTGCGCTCGTTGAAATGGGTCACGCCCCTCGAATACCGCAGGACCAGAACAAGGCAAGCTATTGCGCAAAGCGGACGCCGGAGGATGGCTTGATTGACTGGAACGCATCCGCCGCCTCGGTGCTCCGTCTCATTCGTGCCGTGGGCGCCCCCTACCCTGGAGCGTTTTCATTTCACAATGGCGAGAAGATCCGCGTCGATGCAGCCGTGCAGCTGAAGAATGGAACGCAATTCATCGGCTTGCCGGGCCAGGTGCAGGCTCATACCAACCACGGCTTTGTCGTTCTCTGTGGGGACGGCGAATGCATCGAGGTAGTGGCCTGGGCTTCACCTTCTGACAAACGGCCCCCCATCCACAGCAAGCTTCATAAGTAG